The genomic stretch GGCGTTTGAGCACGCCCCCGACGTGGTGCTGCTGGACCTTCACCTGCCCGACGTGCACGGGCGCGACGTGCTGCGCGAACTGCGCGCGGACCCGCGCACGGCGCACACGCCCGTGGTCATCATCAGCGCCGACGCCACGCCGCGCACGATGGACGCGCTGCTGGGCGAGGGCGCCGATGCCTTCCTCACCAAGCCGCTGGACGTGCGCGCCTTTTTGTCGACCGTGGAAGAGATGCTGGCCCGCCCCACCGCCGTCCGAGCCTGACGAGAGTGGATACCACCGCCTGCACCATCCTGCTGGTCGACGACGAGGAAGCCAACCTCGACCTGCTGGAGATCGTCCTGAAGCCCCGGGGCTACACCTCGCTCGTGCGGGTGAGCGACGCCCGCCAGGCGGTGGCGGAGTTCCGGCGCGCACAGCCGGACCTGGTGCTGCTGGACCTTCACATGCCGCACCGCACCGGCTTCGAGGTGCTGGCGGATCTGCACGCCCTGGTGCCCGCCGACGAGTACCTGCCGGTGATCGTCCTCACCGCTGACATCACCGCCGCGGCGCGGGAGCGGGCGCTGGCCAACGGCGCGAGCGACTTCGTCACCAAGCCGTTCGACCGCACCGAGGTGCTGCTGCGCGTCCGCAACCTGCTCCACACGCGCCTGCTGTACGGACAGGAGCGGCGCGCGCGCGAAGCAGCGGAACGGGCCGCCGCCCGCGACCGCCTCCTGGCCGACGCCAGCCGGCTGCTCTCCGCCTCGTTCGACAACGGCACCGCCCTGGCGCAGCTCCGCGCTCTCCTGGCCAGCGGCTGGGGCGATATCTGCGTGGTGGACGTTCCCGAAGAGGGCGCAGCGCCAGCGGGTGCCGACGAGCCGACAGGTCTGCTTGGCGAGAAGGACGCGCGCGCCGCCCTCGGTCCCGGTATGTGGTCGTCGGCGTTGCGGGTGCCGCTGGCGGGGAGCGGGCCGTCCGTGGGATGGCTGGTCGTCGGGAGGACCGTGGAAAACGCGCCGTTCACGGAGGACGACCTGGCGCTGGCGGTGGAGAACGCGCGGGCTTTCCAGGCGGCACAGAACGCGCTCGCCGCGCGCGACCAGGTGCTGGCCGTGGTCGCGCACGACCTGCGCAGCCCGCTCACCGCCGTGCGCTTCGAAGTAGAGATGCTGCGGCTGGATCCTGTCGCCCCGCTGGCTCCGGAGGACGCGCAGACGCTGGGACGGGTGGAGCAGGCGGTCGGGCGGATGGACGCGCTGATCCAGGATCTGCTGGACGTGTCTCGCGCCAGCCGCGGCGTGCTGGCGCTGGACCGGCGGCCGCTGGCGATGGACCTGCTGATGGAGGAGGCCGCGGCGACGGTGCGGCCGCTGGTAGAG from Longimicrobium sp. encodes the following:
- a CDS encoding hybrid sensor histidine kinase/response regulator: MDTTACTILLVDDEEANLDLLEIVLKPRGYTSLVRVSDARQAVAEFRRAQPDLVLLDLHMPHRTGFEVLADLHALVPADEYLPVIVLTADITAAARERALANGASDFVTKPFDRTEVLLRVRNLLHTRLLYGQERRAREAAERAAARDRLLADASRLLSASFDNGTALAQLRALLASGWGDICVVDVPEEGAAPAGADEPTGLLGEKDARAALGPGMWSSALRVPLAGSGPSVGWLVVGRTVENAPFTEDDLALAVENARAFQAAQNALAARDQVLAVVAHDLRSPLTAVRFEVEMLRLDPVAPLAPEDAQTLGRVEQAVGRMDALIQDLLDVSRASRGVLALDRRPLAMDLLMEEAAATVRPLVEAQRLEFRVQGPARLPVLQVDGARVIQAISNLVGNAAKFTRHQGRVTLGWEMVDGALRISVTDEGPGIGPEQVQHIFGAFWQARHADRRGLGLGLAITRAIAEAHGGRIWVESEPGHGATFFFTLPGPASGSEG